In the Malania oleifera isolate guangnan ecotype guangnan chromosome 1, ASM2987363v1, whole genome shotgun sequence genome, one interval contains:
- the LOC131160803 gene encoding uncharacterized protein LOC131160803, with the protein MYNSEHKSGLCTPMSPRISFSNDFVEVHHDRICSRSDPPPSLSSPSPPSSSDFEFSVSNYSMMSADELFFKGQLLPFKDNPQFQKTTTLREELLVDEDEDSDKVVSLRPPKGGSASTAKWKGLLGLRKHHIGSKKSDQKAGAPDEVKNATTSIQELLMSRDEESSCRDIGMEI; encoded by the exons ATGTACAACTCCGAGCACAAATCTGGTCTCTGCACTCCAATGAGTCCAAGGATCTCCTTCTCCAACGATTTCGTGGAGGTCCACCACGACCGGATCTGCTCCAGATCCGACCCGCCGCCTTCACTGTCGTCGCCGTCGCCGCCGTCGTCGTCGGACTTCGAGTTTTCGGTGTCGAACTACTCCATGATGAGCGCCGATGAACTCTTCTTCAAGGGTCAGTTGCTTCCGTTCAAGGACAACCCCCAGTTTCAGAAGACGACCACTCTGAGGGAggagctcctcgtcgacgaagacgagGACAGTGACAAAGTCGTTTCGCTGAGGCCGCCCAAGGGCGGGTCTGCGTCTACGGCCAAGTGGAAGGGCCTCCTCGGCCTCAGGAAACATCACATTGGGTCAAAGAAATCTGACCAGAAGGCCGGTGCTCCCGACGAAGTGAAGAATGCCACCACTTCAATACAG GAACTGCTGATGAGTAGGGACGAAGAGTCGAGTTGCAGAGATATAGGGATGGAGATATAA